Genomic DNA from Thermotoga petrophila RKU-1:
TGAAAAAAGGGGCTACAGGGTGTCTCCTGTTAAAATCTCCGTTTCTTCCAATCTTCCCATGGGAGCGGGTCTTTCCAGTTCCGCCGCTCTCGAGGTGGCGACCGCTTACGCGATTTCAGAATATTTCAGTTTCAACGTTCCGAAACTCGAACTCGTAAAGATCGCTCGTGAAGCCGAGGTGGAGTTCGTGGGAGTCAGGTGTGGTATCATGGACCAGTTCACTTCCGCTTTTGGAAAGAAAGACCACGCAATCTTTCTGGACACGATGACCCTCGAGTACGAGTACGTTCCTCTGAGACTGGAAGGTTACGAGATCAACCTCGTCGATTCGAATGTTAAACACGAGCTCTCCTCTTCGGAGTACAACAAAAGAAGACAGGAGTGCGAAGAGGTACTGAAAACGCTTGGGAAAAAGAGCTTTCGAGAAGTGACAAAAGAAGATCTCGAAAGACTCTCAGGCACTCTGAGAAAACGTGCCCAGCACGTGCTCGAAGAAAACGAAAGAGTCCTGAAAAGTGTTCAGGCTTTGAAAGAAGGAGATTTTGAAACCCTTGGAAAACTGCTCTTTTCTTCTCACGAGAGTCTCAGAGACCTGTACGAAGTTTCCTGCGAGGAAACGGATTTCATCGTGGATTATTTGAGAGGAAAGGAAGGTATCCTCGGTGCGAGGATGGTCGGTGGCGGATTCGGAGGAGGAGTGATCGTTCTTTCAAAGAAGGGGGCTTTTGGGAAGATAAAAGAAGAGCTGGTGGAGTCTTATAAGAAGCATTTCGGGATAGATCTCACCTTCCACGAGATAGAGAGTTCAGACGGTGTTCAAAAAATCTAAGGGAGCGTGAGCTCCCTTTTTTGTTAAAATGAAGTTGGTATTTCCAGATTCGGGGGGATCTGCGATCTTTGTTTATCGAACAAAGTGCAAAGAAGACACCATTTTCTATAAGGTGGGGATGAATTTGCAATTTAATTTGTGCCAAAATGTTAATATATCATAGAGAAATGAAGAAGATTGTCTTTTGACAGTAGGCGGATCACCTTTGGAAGTGTTAAAAGAATACATCAAATCTCAAGGACGTGACAAAAATGCTTCGAACCTACAAGTTCAGAATCTACCCTACGAGAGAACAAGAAGAAAAACTGGCCAAACATTTCGGTCACACCAGATTCGTGTACAACTTCTTTCTGAACTACGCCAACATCATCTACAGAGTAATGGAACGTCCTACATACTACAACGAATGGGCATCTGTTTTGGTAAAACTCAAAAAGACAAACAAATATTCATGGCTCAACGAAGTGAACTCTCAAGCGCTCCAGCAGTCGCTGAAAGATTTAGAACGCGCATTCAAAAATTTCTTCAAAAAGCAAGCTGGCTATCCAAAGTTCAAGAAAAAGAAATTCTCCCGCCAAACCTTTCGTATTCCACAGCACATTCAGCTGTATATCAAAGAAGACAATCCAAAATACGGCTGTATATTCGTTCCCAAGTTCAAAGAAGGGATAAAAGTGCGGCTTCACAGAAAGCTTCCGAAAGACGGAAAGATAAAACAAGCAACGTTCATCAAAACACCAACGAACAAATACTACGCTGCGATAGTCTTTGAAGTCCAAGATGCTGAAGTACAAAATACTTCCACCGACATTCTAGGTATAGACCTTGGAATCAAAGACACAATCACATTGAGCGATGGCAAGAAATATAAAATGCCAGACCTTTCAAAATACGAGAGACAGATCAAAAGACTTCACAGACGATTATCCAGGAAACAGAGAGGTTCAAAGAACTGGGAAAAAGCACGTTTGTGTCTTGCAAAGCTGTACGAGAAAATAGTCAACATAAAAAACGACTGGCTTCACAAGATCACACACGATCTTGTCAGCGAAAGCCAAGCTGGAAAGATCGTGGTGGAAGATCTCAACATCAAAGGTATGGTTCAAAACCACAGACTTGCCAGGCACATCCACATGCAGTCGTGGAGGAGATTCTTAGAACTTCTCGAGTACAAGGCAAAGCGCTGTGGAATCGAAGTGATAAAAGCGAACAGATACTATCCCTCAAGTCAGATGTGCAGTGAATGCGGATACATAAACAAAGAAGTCAAAGACCTGAGCGTTAGAGAATGGACGTGTCCTGTATGTGGAGCGCATCACGATAGAGACGTGAACGCTGCGAAGAATTTGGTCAGGTACGGCTTGATGCTTTCAATAGGGCGGGAACCGTCCGAGTTCATGCCTGTGGACAGTGCTCTGGCGGCGGAACCCGAAAGGGGTCTACGAGCTATCACGGGTTGAAGCGGGAAGCCACATCTTCTGTAAGGTGGGGTAGTTCACGTGGATCTGGACAATTTCAAAAAGATCAACGATACCTACGGACACGAAAGCGGTGATGAGATTTTGAAGGCCCTCGTTCAAACAATAAAAAAGAATGTGAGACAGTCCGATATCGTGGTGAGAATGGGAGGAGATGAATTTCTTGTGATATTGAGAGGATGCAAACCAGAGAAAGCGGAGGAAATCTTCCAGAAGATACTGCTTGAATTCAAAAACAGCCATCCTCTCCAGCCAGAGTTTTCCTACGGTGTGGTTCCCTTCAAAGAAAGCCTCGAAAGGACACTTAGGGAAGTCGATGAATCGATGTACAGAATGAAGGATGTTAAGAAGGGGACGTTAAAATAAAAAAATGGCTCCGGCGGCAGGACTCGAACCTGCAACCACCTGGTTAACAGCCAGGCGCTCTACCGGTTGAGCTACGCCGGAACCTCCACGGATAATTGTACTACATACCTTCCTGAATTTCAAGTGGACTTGATGGTAAAATGAATGAAAAAATTGAAAAAAGGTTGATATCAAGCACCGATGACTATTTTTCTTACCGGTTTTGGAAGGATCCGTGCCAGTTTCAGTAGAATTTCCATGATCATCAAGGAAAACACCACCATGATGATCACCCAGCACCATTCGGGAAGATCAACAAAAGTGTCGAGAAACACGTAGAACATCCACTGAAACGGCATGTGAATCATGAAGAGAAGGAAAGAATACCTTCCCATCCTTTTCAAAAAGGACAGATTAACTTTTTCAGCCAGCCAGGTGAACACCTCTATACTGTAGATTCCCAGAAGTACTCCTGTGAGAGAAAACTGATCGACTCCCAAAAGTGTGTGGAATTTTCCGTACGCGTTCCAGTACTCCAGAGATCCGATCGCAAAGAGAAAGACGTATAGGAACAAAGATAGCTTTCGTGGTTCTCTCTTCTTTCTCTCGACAGCATCTTTGTATCCCATCAGAAATGGAAAAAGCCAGTGAACAGGATTGAGATAAGTGATCAACGCACCTTCTATGGGAGGAAGGAGTCTGTCCTTCGTGAGGAACCAAAAACTCACAAAAGAGGAGTTAACAACAGCTCCGGCGAAGGAAAACGGCAGAATCTTCCGGGGATCTTTTATGAAAATCGA
This window encodes:
- a CDS encoding galactokinase, coding for MKVKAPGRINIIGEHTDYNDGYVLPFAVNRYVFLSIEGSDRFIFHSENVNETVEMEKIEKLNKWTDYISGVIASFEKRGYRVSPVKISVSSNLPMGAGLSSSAALEVATAYAISEYFSFNVPKLELVKIAREAEVEFVGVRCGIMDQFTSAFGKKDHAIFLDTMTLEYEYVPLRLEGYEINLVDSNVKHELSSSEYNKRRQECEEVLKTLGKKSFREVTKEDLERLSGTLRKRAQHVLEENERVLKSVQALKEGDFETLGKLLFSSHESLRDLYEVSCEETDFIVDYLRGKEGILGARMVGGGFGGGVIVLSKKGAFGKIKEELVESYKKHFGIDLTFHEIESSDGVQKI
- a CDS encoding RNA-guided endonuclease TnpB family protein yields the protein MLRTYKFRIYPTREQEEKLAKHFGHTRFVYNFFLNYANIIYRVMERPTYYNEWASVLVKLKKTNKYSWLNEVNSQALQQSLKDLERAFKNFFKKQAGYPKFKKKKFSRQTFRIPQHIQLYIKEDNPKYGCIFVPKFKEGIKVRLHRKLPKDGKIKQATFIKTPTNKYYAAIVFEVQDAEVQNTSTDILGIDLGIKDTITLSDGKKYKMPDLSKYERQIKRLHRRLSRKQRGSKNWEKARLCLAKLYEKIVNIKNDWLHKITHDLVSESQAGKIVVEDLNIKGMVQNHRLARHIHMQSWRRFLELLEYKAKRCGIEVIKANRYYPSSQMCSECGYINKEVKDLSVREWTCPVCGAHHDRDVNAAKNLVRYGLMLSIGREPSEFMPVDSALAAEPERGLRAITG
- a CDS encoding GGDEF domain-containing protein — protein: MDLDNFKKINDTYGHESGDEILKALVQTIKKNVRQSDIVVRMGGDEFLVILRGCKPEKAEEIFQKILLEFKNSHPLQPEFSYGVVPFKESLERTLREVDESMYRMKDVKKGTLK
- a CDS encoding acyltransferase family protein is translated as MESLRGLLILFVLMGHAIVGVYRDLTFLVPLLRFVSPSVFVFVYLFGYSQGRVKKNPLKILQKASSFFHFYLFWASLSFIAYVLLDGEYTNVWVTKRVFSVDDSILKKYLITIFSFTGSWQYYFVLVVMILLLISIFIKDPRKILPFSFAGAVVNSSFVSFWFLTKDRLLPPIEGALITYLNPVHWLFPFLMGYKDAVERKKREPRKLSLFLYVFLFAIGSLEYWNAYGKFHTLLGVDQFSLTGVLLGIYSIEVFTWLAEKVNLSFLKRMGRYSFLLFMIHMPFQWMFYVFLDTFVDLPEWCWVIIMVVFSLMIMEILLKLARILPKPVRKIVIGA